A genomic stretch from Tribolium castaneum strain GA2 chromosome 6, icTriCast1.1, whole genome shotgun sequence includes:
- the LOC103312343 gene encoding myb/SANT-like DNA-binding domain-containing protein 3 translates to MTEAKVHRERTKNFTEREKEIALDIINRYQNKIENKETDGVSQKERKDAWEKVAEEFNSASSTAPRTGKQMKVLWSNLRRTAKKNIAKENKKRYLDKTNELGNIAELKRKKNEDKKNISKTGGGTFESQLTDVGARVLAMVEPQARPLPNLFDDDNIYHKGSISSS, encoded by the exons atgacggAGGCAAAGGTGCACCGAGAAAGAACAAAGAACTTTACCGAAAGGGAAAAGGAAATTGCTCTAGATATTATAAACAG ATATCAaaacaaaatagaaaataaagaaaccgACGGTGTTTCCCAAAAGGAGAGAAAAGACGCATGGGAAAAGGTGGCTGAAGAATTTAATTCAGCATCATCAACAGCACCACGAACAGGAAAGCAGATGAAAGTGCTTTGGTCCAATTTACGCCGGAcagctaaaaaaaatattgctaaagaaaat aaaaaaagataCTTAGATAAGACGAATGAACTGGGAAATATAGCAGAgcttaaacgaaaaaaaaatgaagataag AAAAACATTTCGAAAACTGGGGGTGGAACGTTCGAGAGCCAATTAACTGACGTGGGGGCTAGAGTCTTAGCAATGGTCGAGCCACAGGCAAGGCCCTTACCAAATCTATTTGATGATGACAATATTTACCATAAAG GTTCAATTTCAAGTTCTTGA